The sequence TGTGTCTACTGAACGACCATCCACGGCGCGGTCGCGCTGGCGGGAATGAAAGATGCGGCTTTGATTGAGGCGGTGCTGAGCGATTGGCGCAGCGCGCCGGTCAGCGAGAAGCTGCGGGCAGTATTGGGGTTTCTGGAAACGCTGACGCTGCGACCAGATGAAATCTCATCCGAGGATATAGCGCGCATGCGTCAGGCGGGTGTGAGCGACGAAGGCATCGAAGAAGCGATTGCTGTCTGCGCGGCCTTTAGCATTGCAGACCGGCTGGCTGATACGTTCGACTACGAGCGGCCCAATGCTGAAGGCGCGCGGCGCGCAGGAGAACACCTCTTACAACACGGCTACGCGTGATGCTGAGGGTGAAGACACCCTTCGGGCGCTGGCGGCTGTCTTCGATCTGAAGCACACATATCAGAATCCGAAGGGGATATATTAAGAATATGAAACTGACTTGTGATAATCTGAAGTTCAGCATCGTAGTAGTGAATAGAACCACAGTGTTTGGAGGCTGCCGGTTCGGGTAAAGCGATAGTTTAGAGAAGAAGGAGCCATTACCCCTATGGCTGATCTACGATTGCGGCGTTGGGCCGAGGTACTGGTGCGCTATTCGGTGGGCGTCCAGCCCGGCGACAGGTTTATGATTATGAGTTCGCCCCAGGCAGCGCCCCTGGTTACGGAAGTCTACCGCGAGGCGCTGCGGGTGGGCGCGCATCCTGAAGTGAACATCAACGTGCCGGGCCTACAAGAGATTTTCTTGAAAGAGGCGAACGAGGACCAACTGAAGGACATCTCGCCAATAGCGAAAATGGTTATCAGCGAGTTCAACGCCACGCTTCAGATTATCGCGGAGGAGAACACGCGCTCGCTAGCAAACGCCGACCCGGCGAGGCAGGCCATGCAGCAGCAGGCGGGGCGAGAGCTGATCGAAACGTTTATGCGGCGGCAATCTGTTGGCGACCTGAAGTGGAGCCTGACGCTCTATCCGACGAACGCCTACGCGCAGGATGCGGGGATGTCGCTGGCGGACTTTAGCGAGTTTGTCTACGAGGCGTGTTTCCTGAACGATGATGACCCGGTAGCGCGCTGGAAGGCGCTGGGGGCCGATCAACAGCGTCTGGTGGAT comes from Ktedonobacterales bacterium and encodes:
- a CDS encoding aminopeptidase encodes the protein MADLRLRRWAEVLVRYSVGVQPGDRFMIMSSPQAAPLVTEVYREALRVGAHPEVNINVPGLQEIFLKEANEDQLKDISPIAKMVISEFNATLQIIAEENTRSLANADPARQAMQQQAGRELIETFMRRQSVGDLKWSLTLYPTNAYAQDAGMSLADFSEFVYEACFLNDDDPVARWKALGADQQRLVDWMKGKEQIHVIAKDTDLHLSVKDRIFINADGQKNFPDGEFFTGPVEDSVNGHIRFTLPAMFQGRPVEGVRLRFEGGKVVEATADVGQDLLEQMLKMDEGASRLGEFAFGNNFGISRGTKNILFDEKIGGSVHMALGAGYPDTGAKNQSSLHWDMICDLRDGGEVWVDGQLFNKNGNFVV